One Plasmodium coatneyi strain Hackeri chromosome 14, complete sequence genomic window carries:
- a CDS encoding Vacuolar-type H+ pumping pyrophosphatase: MLPLHGNGRRKRFPNVMSFFGGAYSKGILQSGKVGDVPNTHKGENFPHVRNAQGWSPPMGEVQYVQCADYEDDVTSFGCLNWYINRSPKQRIAINTGVLLAFATATYATYRTVENVKTVCLVGLSLYSAFFLLFALHMLSSVLKDEYDAYSSVPGGDAWKDGVTTHQIRVMPKHVGLPHKKTKTVQPNNGDKQGEERIKVAHDTVDNTLEAPQDGYEVLSLEDIAKPIKEGSEGFFAVQYNSIFKISVAFTTLLLFLYIVRGDNTKLPREKDTMVEGTTEKYIVISPFAYSIITSISFLLGATCSSLAAYNGIYVAVRANVRVAKASTYSYRKALMTCFRSGAISAIVNVALAIFGICSLLVLINILYPSLSFTKYPLLIVGYGFGASLVAMLYQLAGGIYTKAADIGADLVGKVEKHIPEDDARNPAVIADLVGDNVGDCAGQCADLFESISAEIIASMILGGTLCENGIISEKRANYFVLFPLFVHSMDLFVSTIGVYLVRTRSDYGSTPVGKKKRGSSKHHVGTDQCAHLSNASYSRTVQNGANVNVRSANGDTTLLALSPDHYNDNELDMIGEHLENPLKVMLRAYIVTCLLAMGGFFFFCKMLFVLGEDCPNDYSWVYLSLCGLVGMVCSYLFVILTRYYTDYSYPKVRKIAHASLSGPATNIITGLYVGMESTFLPTVVISVSLLASYYLGLASNLTGDGRAINGLYGTSVATMGMLSTAVFILSMSNFGPIADNAGGIVEMSNQPESVRFITDKLDAVGNVTKANTKGYSVGSAALACFLLFSAFLSEVSLHAKTPFTTVDIALPEVFIGGILGSVVVFLFASWSLDAVGNTAEEVLKEVRRQFNDHPGILTYDEKPDYHTCVSIISRKALIETIKPGLLALCAPIIIGLLFKQFGKFRNNGLLGAQVIASFIMFSTSTGILMALFLNNAGGAWDNAKKYIESGFYGGKNSPAHVSSVIGDTVGDPCKDTAGPSIHVLIKLISTITMVMTPLIASSPEM, from the exons ATGCTGCCCCTACACGGGAACGGCAGGAGGAAGCGCTTCCCCAATGTAATGAGTTTCTTTGGCGGAGCCTATTCAAAGGGGATACtccaaagtggaaaagttGGGGATGTCCCTAATACACATAAGGGGGAAAACTTCCCCCATGTGCGCAATGCACAAGGGTGGAGCCCCCCCATGGGTGAAGTTCAATACGTACAATGTGCAGACTACGAAGATGATGTAACGTCGTTTGGGTGTCTAAACTGGTACATAAACCGGTCGCCCAAGCAAAGGATCGCCATTAACACAGGAGTGTTGCTCGCATTCGCGACAGCAACGTATGCAACATATCGAACTgttgaaaatgtgaagaccGTGTGCTTAGTGGGGCTATCCCTCTACAGTGCCTTCTTCCTGTTATTCGCCCTGCACATGCTGAGCTCCGTGTTGAAGGACGAATATGATGCTTACAGTAGCGTACCAGGGGGGGACGCCTGGAAGGACGGAGTGACGACCCACCAGATTCGCGTCATGCCGAAACATGTCGGCCTTCCACATAAGAAGACCAAAACCGTGCAACCGAATAATGGTGACAAACAAGGGGAGGAGCGGATCAAGGTGGCGCACGACACGGTGGATAACACCCTCGAAGCGCCGCAGGATGGGTACGAAGTACTCTCCCTGGAAGACATAGCAAAACCGATAAAGGAGGGATCAGAAGGATTTTTCGCGGTGCAATACAATTcgatttttaaaatatccgTAGCTTTTACGACacttcttctgttcctttaCATAGTGAGAGGAGACAACACAAAGTTGCCCCGAGAGAAAGACACCATGGTGGAGGGTACCACTGAAAAGTACATAGTAATATCACCCTTTGCATACAGCATAATAACctctatttcatttttactggGAGCTACATGTAGCTCCTTAGCTGCCTACAACGGAATTTATGTAGCCGTCCGGGCGAATGTCCGTGTGGCTAAAGCTTCTACCTATTCGTATAGGAAAGCTCTCATGACCTGTTTTAGGAGCGGAGCAATAAGTGCCATTGTGAACGTGGCGCTAGCTATCTTTGGCATTTGCTCCTTACTAGTgttaataaatattttataccCTTCCCTGTCGTTTACAAAATACCCCCTATTGATTGTTGGCTACGGGTTTGGAGCTTCTCTAGTGGCCATGCTGTATCAGCTAGCTGGAGGTATATACACGAAAGCAGCCGATATAGGTGCCGACTTAGTTGGGAAGGTAGAGAAACATATTCCAGAGGATGACGCCAGGAACCCAGCAGTTATTGCAGACTTGGTTGGAGACAACGTAGGTGACTGTGCAGGTCAGTGTGCAGATCTGTTTGAATCCATATCTGCGGAAATTATTGCATCTATGATTTTAGGAGGAACCTTATGTGAAAATGGAATCATTTCTGAGAAGAGGGCTAACTACTTTGTTCTCTTCCCCCTGTTTGTCCACTCGATGGATTTGTTCGTGTCCACCATTGGGGTTTACCTTGTTCGGACCAGGAGCGACTATGGAAGCACCCcagtggggaagaagaaacgtGGTAGTAGTAAACACCACGTGGGAACGGACCAGTGTGCCCATCTTAGTAATGCATCCTACAGTAGAACAGTGCAAAATGGTGCAAATGTGAACGTACGCAGCGCAAACGGAGACACAACCTTATTGGCCCTAAGTCCTGACCATTACAATGATAACGAACTAGACATGATAGGAGAACATTTAGAGAACCCACTAAAGGTGATGCTAAGGGCGTATATTGTTACTTGCCTGCTGGCCATGggtggtttttttttcttctgtaaaATGTTGTTTGTCTTGGGGGAGGATTGCCCAAATGATTATTCGTGGGTTTACCTGTCCTTATGTGGACTTGTGGGTATGGTTTGCTCGTACCTGTTTGTTATTCTGACAAGATACTACACAGACTACTCCTACCCGAAGGTGAGAAAGATAGCTCATGCGTCTTTAAGCGGTCCAGCTACTAACATAATAACGGGTCTATACGTCGGCATGGAATCTACCTTCCTCCCCACGGTAGTCATTTCTGTGTCTCTGTTGGCTTCCTACTACCTAGGGTTAGCAAGCAATCTGACTGGAGATGGTCGTGCTATAAATGGACTCTACGGAACATCAGTAGCCACCATGGGGATGCTCTCCACAGCAGTCTTCATTTTAAGCATGTCTAATTTTGGACCCATAGCAGACAATGCAGGTGGAATTGTAGAGATGTCGAATCAACCTGAGAGCGTTCGGTTCATTACAGATAAGTTAGATGCAGTTGGAAATGTAACGAAAGCAAATACAAAGGGGTACAGTGTTGGTTCTGCTGCTTTGGCgtgttttttacttttctctGCCTTTCTTAGTGAAGTTTCTCTCCATGCGAAGACACCTTTTACTACTGTAGATATTGCCTTGCCGGAGGTATTCATTGGTGGGATTCTAGGATCCGTTGTGGTGTTCCTTTTCGCTAGCTGGTCCTTAGATGCAGTTGGAAATACAGCAGAAGAAGTTCTCAAAGAAGTGCGCAGACAGTTTAATGACCACCCGGGGATTCTCACCTATGATGAAAAACCAGACTACCACACTTGCGTTTCAATTATTAGTAGGAAGGCACTGATCGAGACGATTAAGCCGGGGTTACTCGCTCTATGTGCCCCCATCATAATTGGGTTGCTTTTTAAGCAATTTGGCAAGTTCAGAAATAATGGCTTGTTAGGGGCACAAGTCATTGCTTCGTTTATTATGTTCTCCACCTCCACGGGGATTTTGATGGCGCTCTTCCTCAACAACGCCGGGGGGGCTTGGGACAATGCGAAGAAATACATCGAGTCCGGTTTTTACGGAGGGAAGAACAGCCCAGCGCATGTCTCCAGCGTGATTGGCGACACGGTGGGGGACCCCTGCAAGGACACCGCGGGTCCCTCCATCCATGTGCTTATCAAGTTGATCTCTACCATCACCATG GTGATGACCCCCCTGATCGCGTCCTCCCCGGAGATGTAA